From Novosphingobium resinovorum, the proteins below share one genomic window:
- the rpoB gene encoding DNA-directed RNA polymerase subunit beta → MATKPIDTTPLVRTAKKRIRKIFGDIHEVVQMPNLIEVQRESYEQFLRSDPSVGYVSGLEKTLRSVFPIRDFAGTSELDFVHYELEDPKYDVTECRQRGITYAAPMKVTLRLIVFEVDAETETRSVLDIKEQDVYMGDMPLMTENGTFFINGTERVIVSQMHRSPGVLFDHDRGKTHASGKFLFAARVIPYRGSWLDFEFDAKDIVNVRIDRKRKLPVTSLLYALGLDGEQVLNHFYATMSWKRGSGGWQLPYTPEAWRGAKPTFDIVDAKSGEVVFAAGTKISPRAANKAQKDGLEELLLPTEEIFGRYSAKDLIDESTGRIYIEAGDEVTPENLDALDAAGFDQIDLLDIDEVNTGPWIRNTMKADKAENRDMGLEAIYKVMRPGEPPTKETAEALFDGLFFDADRYDLSAVGRVKMNMRLGLDAEDTVTTLRVEDILAVVKELVGLKDGKGEIDDIDNLGNRRVRSVGELLENQYRVGLLRMERAVKERMSSVDVSTVMPNDLINAKPAVAAVREFFGSSQLSQFMDQTNPLSEVTHKRRVSALGPGGLTRERAGFEVRDVHPTHYGRICPIETPEGPNIGLINSLSTFARVNKYGFIETPYRKVLDGKVTKDVVYLSAMEEQKHTVAQASAELTGDGSFVEELVSARQNGEFVMSPRDQITLMDVSPKQLVSVAASLIPFLENDDANRALMGSNMQRQAVPLVKADAPYVGTGMEETVARDSGAAISALRAGIVDQVDATRIVIRASGDIEAGKSGVDIYRLQKFERSNQSTCINQRPLVKVGELVETGTIIADGPSTEFGELALGRNVLVAFMPWNGYNYEDSILISERIVKDDVFTSIHIDEFEVMARDTKLGPEDITRDIPNVGEEALRNLDEAGIVYVGAEVHPGDILVGKITPKGESPMTPEEKLLRAIFGEKASDVRDTSLRLPPGVSGTIVDVRVFNRHGIEVDDRTRAIQNEEIERLAKDREDERAILNRATYNRLKDMLLGQVATSAPKGLKKGVDITDEVLAEVERHEWWKFGVADDHVQSQLEAVKTQYDLTVKAIQEKFEDRKEKLERGDELAPGVLKMVKVFVAVKRKLQPGDKMAGRHGNKGIISRILPLEDMPFLEDGTPVDFVMNPLGVPSRMNVGQIFETHLGWAARGLGKRIGDALDAWRVANPNPVAGQPPEAVRELLTEIYGDNYAEDIATRTDDQIIEFADSVRKGVPMGSPVFDGAVEKDVTDMLRLAGLDESGQVDLFDGRTGDRFDRKVTVGMKYVLKLHHLVDDKIHARSIGPYSLVTQQPLGGKAQFGGQRFGEMEVWALQAYGAAYTLQEMLTVKSDDVVGRTKVYEAIVKGDDTFEAGIPESFNVLVKEMRSLGLNVELTSHDDAEDDDGVALAAE, encoded by the coding sequence ATGGCCACCAAGCCCATCGACACCACCCCGCTGGTGCGCACTGCAAAGAAGCGCATCCGCAAGATCTTCGGCGACATCCACGAAGTCGTCCAGATGCCCAACCTGATCGAAGTCCAGCGCGAGAGCTACGAGCAGTTCCTGCGCTCGGACCCGTCGGTCGGCTACGTCTCGGGCCTCGAAAAGACCCTGCGTTCGGTGTTCCCGATCCGCGACTTCGCGGGCACCAGCGAGCTGGACTTCGTCCACTACGAGCTGGAAGACCCCAAGTACGACGTGACCGAGTGCCGCCAGCGCGGCATCACCTACGCCGCACCGATGAAGGTCACGCTTCGCCTCATCGTGTTCGAGGTCGACGCCGAGACCGAGACCCGCTCGGTCCTCGATATCAAGGAGCAGGACGTCTACATGGGCGACATGCCCCTGATGACGGAGAACGGCACCTTCTTCATCAACGGCACCGAGCGCGTCATCGTCTCGCAGATGCACCGTTCGCCGGGCGTCCTGTTCGACCATGACCGCGGCAAGACCCACGCTTCGGGCAAGTTCCTCTTCGCCGCCCGCGTGATTCCGTACCGCGGTTCGTGGCTCGACTTCGAGTTCGACGCCAAGGACATCGTCAACGTCCGCATCGACCGCAAGCGCAAGCTGCCCGTCACCTCGCTGCTCTACGCGCTGGGTCTCGACGGCGAGCAGGTGCTGAACCACTTCTACGCCACCATGTCGTGGAAGCGCGGCTCGGGCGGCTGGCAGCTGCCCTACACTCCCGAGGCATGGCGCGGCGCGAAGCCGACCTTCGACATCGTCGATGCGAAGTCGGGCGAAGTCGTGTTTGCCGCCGGCACCAAGATCTCCCCGCGCGCCGCGAACAAGGCGCAGAAGGACGGTCTGGAAGAGCTGCTGCTGCCGACCGAGGAAATCTTCGGCCGCTATTCCGCCAAGGACCTGATCGACGAGTCGACCGGCCGCATCTACATCGAAGCCGGTGATGAAGTGACGCCGGAAAACCTCGACGCGCTCGACGCGGCGGGCTTCGACCAGATCGACCTGCTCGACATCGACGAAGTCAACACCGGTCCCTGGATCCGCAACACGATGAAGGCCGACAAGGCCGAGAATCGCGATATGGGTCTGGAAGCGATCTACAAGGTCATGCGTCCGGGCGAGCCGCCGACGAAGGAAACCGCCGAAGCCCTGTTCGACGGCCTGTTCTTCGACGCCGACCGCTACGACCTCTCGGCCGTTGGCCGCGTCAAGATGAACATGCGCCTCGGCCTCGATGCCGAGGACACCGTCACCACCCTGCGCGTCGAGGATATCCTCGCCGTGGTGAAGGAGCTTGTCGGCCTGAAGGACGGCAAGGGCGAGATCGACGACATCGACAACCTCGGCAACCGCCGCGTGCGTTCGGTGGGCGAGTTGCTGGAAAACCAGTACCGCGTCGGCCTGCTGCGCATGGAGCGCGCCGTGAAGGAGCGCATGTCGTCGGTGGACGTGTCGACGGTCATGCCGAACGACCTCATCAACGCCAAGCCCGCCGTGGCTGCCGTTCGCGAGTTCTTCGGTTCCTCGCAGCTCTCGCAGTTCATGGACCAGACCAACCCGCTTTCGGAAGTCACCCACAAGCGCCGTGTTTCGGCCTTGGGCCCGGGCGGTCTGACCCGTGAGCGCGCCGGCTTCGAAGTCCGCGACGTTCACCCGACCCACTACGGCCGCATCTGCCCGATCGAAACGCCGGAAGGCCCGAACATCGGTCTGATCAACTCGCTGTCGACCTTCGCGCGCGTCAACAAGTACGGCTTCATCGAGACGCCGTACCGCAAGGTGCTCGACGGCAAGGTGACCAAGGACGTCGTCTACCTCTCGGCGATGGAAGAGCAGAAGCACACCGTCGCGCAGGCTTCGGCCGAACTGACCGGTGACGGCTCGTTCGTCGAGGAACTCGTCTCGGCTCGCCAGAACGGCGAATTCGTGATGAGCCCGCGCGACCAGATCACGCTGATGGACGTTTCGCCCAAGCAGCTCGTCTCGGTCGCCGCATCGCTCATCCCGTTCCTGGAAAACGACGACGCCAACCGCGCTCTCATGGGCTCGAACATGCAGCGTCAGGCCGTGCCGCTCGTGAAGGCCGATGCGCCTTACGTCGGCACCGGCATGGAAGAGACCGTCGCTCGTGACTCGGGCGCCGCGATCTCGGCCTTGCGCGCCGGCATCGTCGACCAGGTCGATGCGACCCGTATCGTCATCCGCGCCTCGGGCGACATCGAAGCCGGCAAGTCGGGCGTCGACATCTACCGCCTGCAGAAGTTCGAGCGTTCCAACCAGTCGACCTGCATCAACCAGCGCCCGCTGGTGAAGGTGGGCGAGCTGGTCGAGACCGGCACGATCATCGCCGACGGCCCGTCGACCGAGTTCGGCGAGCTGGCGCTGGGCCGCAACGTGCTCGTCGCGTTCATGCCCTGGAACGGCTACAACTACGAGGACTCCATCCTCATCTCCGAGCGCATCGTGAAGGACGACGTGTTCACGTCGATCCACATCGACGAGTTCGAGGTGATGGCCCGCGACACCAAGCTGGGTCCTGAAGACATCACCCGCGACATCCCGAACGTCGGCGAGGAAGCCCTGCGCAACCTCGACGAAGCGGGCATCGTCTACGTGGGCGCCGAGGTTCACCCCGGTGACATCCTCGTCGGCAAGATCACCCCGAAGGGCGAAAGCCCGATGACGCCGGAAGAAAAGCTCCTGCGCGCCATCTTCGGTGAAAAGGCTTCGGACGTCCGCGACACTTCGCTGCGTCTGCCGCCGGGCGTTTCGGGCACCATCGTCGACGTGCGCGTCTTCAACCGCCACGGCATCGAGGTCGACGACCGTACCCGCGCGATCCAGAACGAGGAAATCGAACGCCTCGCCAAGGACCGCGAGGACGAGCGTGCGATCCTCAACCGCGCCACCTACAACCGTCTGAAGGACATGCTCCTCGGCCAGGTCGCCACCTCGGCGCCCAAGGGCCTCAAGAAGGGCGTGGACATCACCGACGAGGTGCTGGCCGAAGTCGAGCGTCACGAGTGGTGGAAGTTCGGCGTTGCCGACGACCACGTCCAGTCGCAGCTCGAAGCGGTCAAGACCCAGTACGACCTCACCGTCAAGGCGATCCAGGAGAAGTTCGAGGACCGCAAGGAAAAGCTGGAGCGCGGCGACGAGCTGGCTCCGGGCGTCCTGAAGATGGTCAAGGTCTTCGTCGCGGTGAAGCGCAAGCTGCAGCCGGGCGACAAGATGGCCGGCCGTCACGGCAACAAGGGTATCATCAGCCGCATCCTGCCGCTGGAAGACATGCCCTTCCTGGAAGACGGCACCCCCGTCGACTTCGTCATGAACCCGCTCGGCGTGCCTTCGCGCATGAACGTGGGCCAGATCTTCGAGACGCACCTTGGCTGGGCCGCACGCGGTCTGGGCAAGCGCATCGGCGATGCTCTGGACGCATGGCGCGTGGCCAACCCCAACCCGGTCGCAGGGCAGCCGCCCGAGGCCGTTCGTGAACTGCTGACCGAAATCTACGGCGACAACTACGCCGAAGACATCGCGACGCGCACGGACGACCAGATCATCGAGTTCGCCGACTCCGTCCGCAAGGGCGTGCCGATGGGCTCGCCGGTGTTCGACGGCGCGGTCGAGAAGGACGTCACCGACATGCTCCGCCTCGCCGGGCTGGACGAGTCGGGCCAGGTGGACCTGTTCGACGGCCGCACCGGCGACCGGTTCGACCGCAAGGTGACCGTGGGCATGAAGTACGTGCTCAAGCTGCACCACCTTGTCGACGACAAGATCCACGCCCGTTCGATCGGTCCGTACTCGCTCGTCACCCAGCAGCCGCTGGGCGGTAAGGCGCAGTTCGGCGGCCAGCGCTTCGGTGAGATGGAGGTCTGGGCTCTCCAGGCCTACGGCGCCGCATATACCCTGCAGGAAATGCTGACGGTGAAGTCGGACGACGTGGTCGGCCGCACCAAGGTCTACGAAGCGATCGTCAAGGGCGACGACACCTTCGAGGCCGGCATTCCCGAGAGCTTCAACGTTCTCGTCAAGGAAATGCGCTCGCTGGGTCTCAACGTCGAGCTGACCAGCCACGACGATGCCGAAGACGACGACGGCGTCGCCCTGGCGGCGGAGTAA
- a CDS encoding DUF2975 domain-containing protein: MNTITRDPLLAIAKGVLWFLMAVLALGMGASLLAAPLLAIFHGPASTALAEHLESVPTGPFLWAIAGILLLAALLCALLLRLFQLLKRIVDTVGEGDPFVPDNASRLTQMAWLTLAVQLVGLPMSGIGAWINALTKGQGHTDLEVIGGVDGNGLLLMLILFILARVFRKGAQMRADLEGMV; encoded by the coding sequence ATGAACACGATCACCCGTGACCCGCTCCTCGCCATCGCCAAGGGCGTTCTATGGTTCCTCATGGCGGTCCTGGCGCTCGGCATGGGCGCGAGCCTGCTGGCAGCGCCGCTGCTGGCGATCTTCCACGGACCCGCAAGCACCGCGCTGGCAGAGCATCTGGAGAGCGTGCCGACTGGACCGTTCCTCTGGGCGATCGCGGGCATCCTGCTGCTGGCGGCACTGCTCTGCGCCTTGCTGCTGCGCCTGTTCCAGCTCCTCAAGCGCATCGTCGATACGGTTGGCGAAGGCGATCCCTTCGTGCCCGACAACGCCTCGCGCCTCACGCAGATGGCCTGGCTGACGCTCGCGGTGCAACTGGTCGGCCTGCCGATGTCCGGTATCGGCGCGTGGATCAACGCGCTCACCAAGGGCCAGGGCCATACCGACCTGGAAGTGATCGGCGGCGTCGACGGCAACGGCCTGCTGCTCATGCTGATCCTGTTCATCCTCGCCCGCGTCTTCCGCAAGGGCGCCCAGATGCGTGCCGACCTCGAAGGGATGGTGTGA
- a CDS encoding helix-turn-helix domain-containing protein yields the protein MGDETEGTNIVVKLDDLLHARRMTLTELAERIGITLANLSILKTGKAKAIRFSTLEAICRELGCQPGDLLGYEAH from the coding sequence ATGGGCGACGAAACGGAAGGCACGAACATCGTGGTCAAGCTCGACGACCTGCTCCACGCCCGCCGCATGACGTTGACCGAACTGGCCGAGCGGATCGGCATCACGCTCGCCAACCTCTCGATCCTCAAGACCGGCAAGGCCAAGGCGATCCGTTTCTCCACGCTGGAGGCGATCTGCCGCGAACTGGGCTGCCAGCCGGGCGATCTGCTGGGCTACGAGGCGCACTGA
- a CDS encoding low temperature requirement protein A, with the protein MTKTRSWRPFGARDPHEPHRVSTPLELLFDLVIVIAVASAAEGLHHAVAAGHAAMGVTTFAMTFFATWWAWMNFTWFASAYDSDGPVYRLITCVIMAGALAVAAGVPRVFAGGSLTLVIVGYIVMRVAMVAFWLIAARSDPRHRATAVSYAVGIAVTQLYWTLALLVLRPAGFGAVAGLFVLGALMEMAVPVIAEARGKTPWHHHHVAERHGLFVIIVLGEVLLSSAAAFTYADAPGGHPAELIVLALSALAITFAMWWLYFSQEGPLDQARFSSSFNWSYAHALIYAGGAATGAGFAVAIDNAAGQGHHAPMLASNIAVAAPLAVYMVALWFVRDRLVLTGPWRHGLLAFAAAVIVAGHIGHWALPAMALITILAVVARSQVQCRQS; encoded by the coding sequence ATGACCAAGACCCGCAGCTGGCGACCGTTCGGCGCCCGCGATCCGCATGAACCGCACCGCGTCTCCACGCCGCTCGAACTGTTGTTCGACCTCGTTATCGTCATCGCCGTGGCCAGCGCCGCCGAAGGGCTGCACCATGCGGTGGCTGCAGGCCACGCGGCGATGGGCGTGACGACGTTCGCGATGACCTTCTTCGCGACGTGGTGGGCGTGGATGAACTTCACCTGGTTCGCCTCGGCCTACGACAGCGACGGGCCGGTCTATCGTCTCATCACTTGCGTCATCATGGCCGGAGCGCTGGCCGTGGCAGCCGGGGTTCCGCGCGTCTTCGCGGGCGGCAGCCTGACGCTGGTGATTGTCGGCTACATCGTCATGCGTGTGGCGATGGTGGCATTCTGGCTGATCGCCGCGCGCTCAGACCCGCGCCACCGGGCGACGGCAGTGAGCTATGCGGTCGGGATCGCGGTGACGCAGCTTTACTGGACGCTCGCGCTGCTGGTGCTGCGCCCGGCCGGGTTCGGCGCGGTGGCAGGACTGTTCGTGCTGGGAGCGCTGATGGAGATGGCCGTTCCCGTCATCGCCGAAGCGCGCGGCAAGACGCCCTGGCACCACCACCACGTTGCCGAGCGGCACGGGCTGTTCGTCATCATCGTGCTGGGCGAGGTGCTGCTCTCCAGCGCGGCGGCCTTCACATATGCCGATGCGCCGGGCGGGCACCCCGCCGAACTCATCGTGCTGGCCCTTTCCGCACTGGCGATCACCTTTGCGATGTGGTGGCTCTATTTCTCGCAGGAAGGCCCGCTCGATCAGGCGCGGTTTTCCAGCTCGTTCAACTGGAGCTACGCCCATGCGCTGATCTACGCGGGCGGCGCGGCGACCGGGGCGGGCTTTGCGGTCGCCATCGACAATGCTGCAGGGCAGGGTCATCATGCGCCCATGCTGGCGAGCAATATTGCCGTCGCGGCGCCGCTGGCGGTCTACATGGTGGCGCTGTGGTTCGTGCGCGATCGGTTGGTGCTGACGGGACCGTGGCGTCACGGCCTGCTCGCCTTCGCGGCGGCGGTGATCGTGGCGGGGCACATCGGGCACTGGGCGCTGCCCGCGATGGCGCTCATCACCATCCTCGCCGTCGTTGCCCGCAGCCAGGTGCAATGCCGCCAATCCTGA
- the rplJ gene encoding 50S ribosomal protein L10: protein MDRSQKAESVASLNAVFAEAGAVVVTRNLGMSVAQSTALRGKMRDAGATYKVAKNRLAKLAIADTDYVGIGDFLTGPTGISSSVDPVAAAKAVVEFAKTTDKIEIVGGAMGSQVLTPEGVKALASMPSLDELRAKLIGLVQAPATKIAQLQTAPAAKLARVFAAYADKAA from the coding sequence ATGGATCGTTCGCAGAAAGCCGAATCGGTCGCCTCGCTCAACGCGGTTTTCGCAGAGGCCGGCGCGGTGGTAGTCACCCGCAACCTCGGCATGTCGGTGGCCCAGTCCACCGCCCTGCGCGGAAAGATGCGTGATGCGGGCGCGACCTACAAGGTTGCGAAGAACCGTCTTGCCAAGCTTGCCATCGCGGACACCGACTACGTCGGTATCGGCGACTTCCTGACCGGCCCCACGGGTATCTCCTCTTCGGTGGACCCCGTTGCAGCCGCCAAGGCCGTCGTTGAATTCGCCAAGACGACCGACAAGATCGAGATCGTCGGCGGCGCGATGGGTTCGCAGGTTCTGACCCCCGAAGGTGTCAAGGCTCTCGCCTCGATGCCCTCGCTCGACGAACTGCGCGCCAAGCTCATCGGCCTCGTTCAGGCTCCGGCGACGAAGATCGCCCAGCTGCAGACCGCTCCGGCGGCCAAGCTGGCTCGCGTTTTCGCTGCCTACGCCGACAAGGCTGCCTGA
- the rplL gene encoding 50S ribosomal protein L7/L12 encodes MADIAKLVEELSQLTVLEAADLAKALEEAWGVSAAAAVAVAPAAGGAAAEAVEEKTEFDVILTGDGGKKINVIKEVRAITGLGLAEAKALVEGAPKAVKEGATKAEAEEIKKKIEEAGGTVELK; translated from the coding sequence ATGGCCGATATCGCCAAGCTTGTTGAAGAACTGTCGCAGCTCACCGTTCTGGAAGCCGCTGACCTCGCCAAGGCTCTCGAAGAAGCATGGGGCGTCAGCGCCGCTGCTGCTGTCGCAGTTGCCCCGGCCGCTGGTGGCGCCGCTGCCGAAGCCGTTGAAGAGAAGACCGAATTCGACGTGATCCTCACCGGCGACGGTGGCAAGAAGATCAACGTCATCAAGGAAGTCCGCGCCATCACCGGTCTGGGCCTCGCTGAAGCCAAGGCTCTCGTCGAAGGCGCTCCCAAGGCCGTCAAGGAAGGCGCGACCAAGGCTGAAGCCGAAGAAATCAAGAAGAAGATCGAAGAAGCCGGCGGCACCGTCGAGCTCAAGTAA